From one Cardiobacteriaceae bacterium TAE3-ERU3 genomic stretch:
- a CDS encoding LamB/YcsF family protein: MKKWLLNADVGEGCDDSLVMPFIDCANIACGAHAGDSDTMLRTLELAKQHQVTPGAHPGYPDPANFGRLSLDMDADSVEATVSAQIAALSEMALSLAYPLYYVKPHGALNHDMLQKDDVFRAICRAVVADSPDLALMVPTNARHDVQQAIADEYGLSIWWEVFADRGYEPSGLLRSRKYDDALHGSAERIIAQLDEITRHARITAIDGAALDVSNARTICIHGDHAASVAAIRQWKTAAERES, translated from the coding sequence ATGAAAAAGTGGTTACTCAATGCAGACGTTGGCGAAGGCTGCGACGACAGCCTCGTCATGCCGTTTATCGACTGCGCCAATATCGCTTGCGGCGCACACGCTGGCGACAGCGATACCATGCTTCGCACCCTGGAACTGGCGAAGCAGCATCAAGTCACGCCCGGTGCGCATCCGGGCTATCCTGATCCGGCCAATTTCGGACGCTTGTCACTCGATATGGACGCAGACAGCGTTGAAGCGACGGTCAGTGCACAAATTGCCGCATTGAGCGAGATGGCGCTGTCGCTTGCTTATCCGCTTTACTACGTGAAGCCACACGGCGCACTCAACCACGACATGTTGCAAAAAGACGATGTTTTTCGCGCCATTTGTCGTGCCGTGGTTGCGGACAGCCCCGACCTCGCGCTGATGGTACCGACCAATGCTCGCCACGACGTACAGCAAGCCATTGCCGACGAGTACGGCTTGAGCATTTGGTGGGAAGTCTTTGCCGACCGCGGCTACGAGCCAAGCGGGTTGCTGCGCAGCCGCAAGTACGACGATGCGCTGCATGGCAGTGCGGAACGCATCATCGCACAACTCGATGAAATCACCCGCCACGCACGTATTACCGCCATCGATGGCGCTGCACTCGACGTCAGCAATGCCCGCACCATCTGTATCCACGGCGATCACGCTGCCTCGGTTGCCGCGATACGCCAGTGGAAAACCGCAGCAGAGCGTGAATCGTAG
- the pxpB gene encoding 5-oxoprolinase subunit PxpB: MSSAKTTLSWTAAGERAVMLYLPEPPQDDYPLLLRALMGHYRAQFATIIDMVPAYRSLLLVFADSDIPAQAICDSGNDFLTAYNPVQAQQGVTTHTIPVCYAAEYAPDLADLAASHGLSVDEVIAQHTADSYSVCCLGFIPGFAFLGYVDERIATPRHHNPRSKVAKGSVGIAGRQTGIYPADSPGGWQIIGRTPVTLYAPERGLYSRFNIGDKVRFSAISADEFANWTDE, encoded by the coding sequence GTGAGTAGCGCAAAGACCACATTAAGCTGGACGGCCGCAGGCGAGCGCGCCGTGATGCTGTATCTGCCCGAACCGCCGCAGGACGACTACCCGTTGCTTTTGCGCGCGTTGATGGGGCATTATCGTGCGCAGTTTGCGACCATCATTGATATGGTACCCGCTTACCGTAGCCTGCTGCTGGTCTTTGCCGATAGTGACATCCCCGCGCAAGCCATTTGCGACAGCGGCAACGATTTCCTCACCGCCTACAATCCCGTGCAGGCACAGCAAGGCGTCACGACCCACACCATTCCCGTGTGCTACGCCGCTGAATACGCACCTGACCTCGCCGACCTCGCTGCCAGCCACGGCCTGAGCGTGGATGAGGTCATCGCGCAGCACACCGCCGACAGTTATAGCGTCTGCTGCCTCGGCTTCATCCCCGGCTTTGCGTTTCTCGGCTATGTGGATGAACGCATTGCCACGCCGCGCCATCACAACCCGCGCAGTAAAGTCGCCAAAGGCAGCGTTGGCATTGCCGGCCGCCAGACCGGTATTTACCCTGCTGACTCACCCGGCGGCTGGCAGATTATCGGCCGTACACCGGTAACGCTATACGCACCTGAACGTGGCCTGTATTCACGCTTTAATATTGGCGACAAAGTCCGCTTTAGTGCCATTAGCGCCGACGAATTTGCCAACTGGACAGACGAATGA
- a CDS encoding biotin-dependent carboxyltransferase family protein codes for MSKALFRVIRTAPLTQLQDAGRFGHLHLGFSHSGPMDESAFAINQQLLGDDGSSAQLEFAPGGLMLEVLADVTIALSGAYMQPMLNGKPLVNFCAHQLKQGDRLDFGFAKRGIYAYLAVKGGFAAAPILGSRSSTARLNLHAQQVQSGTVLRGSGEVLAEAQGWPRKDIPDYQCDTLEVIPACQYEQFSAEMRELFSTQTYRVSTGDRMGTRLQGDSAISYDHGELLSEGLVPGAIQITREGQPIVLQKDAQSIGGYPKIGVLTEASRSLLAQMNNGRELQFRFV; via the coding sequence ATGAGCAAAGCACTATTCCGCGTGATTCGCACCGCACCACTGACCCAACTGCAAGATGCCGGACGATTCGGCCATCTGCACCTTGGCTTTAGCCACAGCGGGCCGATGGATGAAAGCGCTTTTGCCATCAACCAGCAATTACTCGGTGACGACGGCAGCAGCGCGCAACTCGAATTTGCCCCCGGTGGCCTGATGCTCGAAGTGCTTGCCGACGTCACCATTGCGCTCAGTGGTGCATACATGCAGCCGATGTTGAACGGCAAACCGCTGGTTAACTTCTGCGCACACCAGCTCAAGCAGGGCGACCGCCTTGATTTCGGCTTTGCCAAGCGTGGCATTTATGCCTATCTTGCGGTCAAAGGCGGCTTTGCTGCTGCGCCAATCCTCGGCAGCCGCAGCAGCACCGCACGCCTCAATTTACACGCACAACAAGTGCAGTCCGGCACTGTTTTGCGCGGCAGTGGTGAAGTGCTGGCCGAAGCGCAAGGCTGGCCGCGAAAAGACATCCCCGATTACCAATGCGATACGCTTGAGGTGATTCCCGCTTGCCAATATGAGCAATTTAGCGCGGAAATGCGTGAGCTGTTCAGCACACAAACCTATCGCGTCAGCACTGGCGACCGCATGGGCACACGCCTGCAAGGCGACAGCGCGATTAGCTATGACCACGGTGAATTACTCTCCGAAGGGTTGGTACCTGGCGCAATCCAGATTACCCGCGAAGGCCAGCCTATTGTGCTGCAAAAAGATGCCCAATCCATTGGCGGCTACCCGAAAATCGGCGTACTCACCGAAGCGAGCCGTAGCCTGCTCGCACAGATGAACAATGGCAGGGAATTGCAGTTCCGCTTTGTGTAA
- a CDS encoding TonB-dependent receptor plug domain-containing protein, whose product MKLNKLSVFIVLYCSTPCGYAQDIQLDTIDVFGTRSDDNEKITTQDIESSVGADRNITDLLKENNAIRYSSNGKNSQMLGEIAPANVSFYGERYYNNNLMLNGVSINNNINPVGMGENGRLPFDHTATILPSELPRGHAQSFWVSPSLLEEVDVHASNVSSEFGGFTGGAVNAKLKKPTADKAYGSLSYRTTRAAWTKFHLDGDYQEAFEQAYLPLAQPEFIKHEYNLTLNQPINDHSALLFSYDRQQSDIPLQQRYLDRWVTQERKSKNILLSYENVINDANIVSANLLYAPHAGSYFLDNAKDGRFVESGGGLLGELTWESFTPWGDSTTTLHYRNDKNQTKYDADTLYRYTKTPSIDWVSDPGTDEATKGGIGKRTTEQKSIGIRQNIEFEPRTFASSAHTFKVGWSFERNTSKVKQGKLAQQYSGAKTGSYYEDPSSPYGYSFKPFDLRDCEDCIPGEQFFTSKSLYYPVNAQVSHNRTALYLEDNIKWHGFTFRPGVRLDYAQFTKEVNIAPRFYMDYDLQAKDRTHFSLGLNRYYASGLIDYKLRSAYTFHDNFSRWEYADGWSLGTPTQYVAYKNKGLTTPYSDEIALGLSHEMANTLWRFEWINRHSKKQLMSKIDYQANPQERWLVNEGEHRSNNFSLKLNNIEPIKMKWVDLNWSIGASYQKTTTNQTGSDYTQRTWGDYDVQKVIVKDELKPIEETPATRFNQPWLAYARLDTHFPSIGLNWSQRLNYQSGYRETSLSGIRCSAKIAACGGYNGIVAKYEEVKYPNHFTVDWLFEWKKKFTNEHELSVNLTALNVFNTVIKVQKESYDYGNTYYQTYLPGRQFWLGAKYRW is encoded by the coding sequence ATGAAACTCAATAAACTGTCTGTTTTTATTGTACTTTACTGCTCAACACCATGTGGCTACGCACAAGACATCCAACTTGATACGATTGATGTTTTTGGTACGAGATCAGATGATAATGAAAAAATAACCACGCAAGATATTGAATCTAGTGTTGGTGCTGATCGTAATATTACTGATTTGTTGAAAGAAAATAATGCTATACGCTATTCAAGTAATGGTAAAAATAGCCAGATGCTGGGGGAAATTGCACCTGCTAATGTGTCCTTTTATGGTGAGCGATATTACAACAACAATTTGATGCTTAATGGCGTAAGTATTAATAACAACATCAATCCCGTTGGTATGGGTGAGAATGGCAGGCTGCCTTTCGATCATACAGCGACAATTTTACCCTCTGAGTTACCGCGTGGGCATGCCCAATCCTTTTGGGTGAGTCCTTCTCTGTTGGAAGAGGTAGATGTGCATGCGAGTAATGTGTCGAGTGAATTTGGTGGGTTTACAGGTGGTGCTGTTAATGCCAAATTGAAAAAACCGACTGCTGACAAAGCTTACGGCTCACTTTCCTACCGTACCACGCGTGCTGCCTGGACGAAGTTCCATTTAGACGGAGATTATCAAGAAGCTTTCGAACAGGCGTATTTACCGCTTGCCCAGCCCGAATTTATCAAGCACGAATATAATCTGACCTTAAACCAGCCGATTAATGACCATTCTGCGTTGCTATTTTCCTATGACCGGCAGCAATCCGATATTCCATTGCAACAACGCTATTTAGATAGATGGGTAACGCAAGAGAGGAAATCGAAAAATATTTTATTGAGCTATGAAAATGTAATAAATGACGCCAATATTGTTTCCGCCAACCTTCTCTATGCACCGCATGCTGGCTCGTATTTTTTGGATAATGCCAAAGATGGACGCTTTGTCGAAAGTGGCGGTGGTTTGCTGGGTGAATTGACGTGGGAGTCTTTTACGCCATGGGGCGACAGTACGACAACTTTGCACTATCGCAATGATAAAAACCAGACCAAATATGATGCAGATACTCTTTATCGCTATACCAAAACACCAAGTATTGACTGGGTTTCAGACCCCGGTACAGATGAAGCAACCAAAGGTGGAATCGGTAAACGTACCACGGAGCAGAAAAGCATTGGTATTCGGCAAAATATCGAGTTTGAACCCCGCACTTTTGCTAGCTCAGCGCATACCTTTAAAGTTGGATGGTCTTTTGAGCGTAATACCTCGAAAGTAAAGCAGGGAAAGCTTGCTCAGCAATACTCAGGGGCGAAAACTGGTTCTTATTATGAAGACCCTTCTAGCCCATATGGTTATTCCTTTAAACCATTTGATTTGAGAGATTGTGAAGACTGCATACCCGGAGAGCAGTTTTTTACTTCAAAGTCCCTTTATTATCCTGTTAATGCCCAAGTTTCGCACAATCGTACAGCGTTGTACCTTGAGGATAATATTAAATGGCATGGTTTTACTTTCCGCCCGGGTGTACGTCTTGATTATGCGCAGTTCACCAAAGAAGTGAATATCGCACCAAGATTTTATATGGATTACGATTTGCAAGCTAAAGACCGTACCCATTTTAGCTTGGGATTAAACCGCTATTATGCAAGTGGTCTCATTGATTATAAATTGCGCTCTGCCTACACATTTCATGATAATTTTTCTCGCTGGGAATATGCAGATGGCTGGAGTTTAGGTACCCCAACACAATATGTTGCTTACAAAAATAAAGGCCTAACCACGCCTTATAGCGATGAAATTGCACTCGGGCTATCACATGAAATGGCAAATACCCTGTGGCGTTTTGAATGGATAAACAGGCATAGCAAAAAACAGCTGATGAGTAAAATAGACTATCAGGCGAACCCACAAGAACGCTGGTTGGTGAATGAAGGTGAGCATCGCTCTAATAATTTTAGTTTGAAGCTCAATAATATTGAGCCAATAAAGATGAAATGGGTGGATTTAAATTGGTCTATTGGTGCAAGCTATCAGAAAACCACTACTAATCAGACCGGCAGTGATTATACCCAGCGCACTTGGGGCGATTACGACGTTCAAAAAGTCATCGTCAAGGATGAACTGAAACCGATTGAAGAAACGCCGGCAACCCGATTCAATCAACCGTGGTTGGCTTATGCACGTTTGGATACGCATTTCCCAAGCATCGGATTAAATTGGTCACAGCGACTGAATTACCAATCCGGTTATCGCGAGACCTCTCTCTCGGGTATACGTTGCTCGGCAAAAATTGCGGCATGCGGCGGATATAACGGCATAGTTGCCAAATATGAGGAAGTGAAATACCCCAACCACTTTACCGTTGATTGGCTGTTTGAATGGAAGAAAAAGTTTACCAACGAACATGAGTTATCCGTGAACTTGACTGCACTGAATGTATTTAACACAGTCATCAAAGTACAAAAAGAAAGCTACGACTATGGCAATACCTATTACCAAACCTATTTGCCCGGGCGGCAATTCTGGTTAGGCGCCAAATATCGTTGGTAG
- a CDS encoding PLP-dependent aminotransferase family protein: protein MKHLILKLDKTQATPLYLQLYQQIKQEIYAGTLRVGQRLPSKRYMADYLAISRNTVESAYAQLLAEGYIEAKPRSGFFVCFDGEQVFAQSQPIPAPQPAANTKPAYRYDLNPNLIDTSLFPFSAWKKGLKNLLNQRHRDLLCLGDKQGEAVLREQIRQYLHTSRGVHCSAEQIIITAGVESGMSQLILLFAHHHPHAQLTYAMEEHGYPVVEHLLSASGKSVVKLPLLDAHQKIDFSLLGQSNADILYVTPSHQYPYATVLPIKERHQLLDWAHAKAGRYIIEDDYDSEFRYQGKPVPSLQHLDQHGHVIYLGSFSKLLMPSLRITFMVLPPALLPTYQRVCSVFNCNVSRIDQHLIADFMHSGEFEKHIYRMRAAYRKKMEQLCLLLQPYSEHLRYHGEASGFYLLIELRNESRSTHELEALAAQASIKLYPVKNHRGLPLFSLGFGHLTSEELHDAVLLLMQAWNYQKNTAP from the coding sequence GTGAAACACCTCATTCTCAAGCTCGACAAGACTCAAGCCACACCGCTTTATTTGCAGCTTTACCAGCAAATAAAGCAGGAAATTTATGCCGGTACATTGCGCGTCGGGCAACGCTTGCCGTCCAAGCGCTATATGGCGGATTACCTCGCCATCAGCCGCAACACGGTCGAATCCGCCTACGCTCAGCTACTCGCCGAAGGCTACATTGAAGCCAAACCGCGCAGCGGCTTTTTCGTCTGCTTTGACGGCGAACAAGTCTTCGCGCAAAGCCAACCCATACCCGCACCACAGCCAGCGGCCAACACAAAACCCGCATACCGCTACGACCTCAATCCCAACCTGATCGACACCAGCCTGTTTCCGTTCAGTGCATGGAAAAAAGGACTGAAAAACCTGCTCAACCAACGCCACCGCGACCTGCTCTGCCTTGGCGACAAACAAGGCGAAGCGGTATTGCGCGAGCAAATCCGCCAATACCTGCACACCTCGCGCGGTGTTCATTGCAGCGCCGAACAAATCATCATCACTGCCGGTGTCGAAAGCGGCATGAGCCAGCTCATCCTACTCTTTGCCCACCATCATCCACATGCGCAACTCACTTACGCGATGGAAGAACACGGCTACCCCGTCGTCGAACACTTGCTTAGCGCCTCGGGCAAAAGCGTGGTCAAACTGCCGCTGCTCGACGCGCACCAGAAAATCGACTTTTCTCTGCTCGGGCAAAGCAACGCTGACATCCTTTACGTTACCCCGTCGCACCAATACCCTTACGCCACCGTGCTGCCAATCAAAGAGCGTCACCAATTGCTCGACTGGGCGCACGCCAAAGCCGGACGTTACATTATCGAGGACGACTACGACAGTGAATTCCGCTATCAGGGCAAGCCGGTACCATCCCTGCAACATCTCGACCAGCACGGCCACGTAATCTACCTCGGCTCGTTTTCCAAACTGCTGATGCCGTCGCTGCGCATCACCTTTATGGTCTTGCCACCCGCGTTGTTGCCCACCTACCAACGTGTGTGCAGCGTGTTTAACTGCAACGTCTCGCGCATCGACCAGCATCTCATCGCCGACTTCATGCACAGCGGCGAATTTGAAAAACACATCTACCGTATGCGCGCCGCCTACCGCAAAAAAATGGAACAACTGTGCCTGCTTTTGCAGCCATACAGCGAGCACCTGCGCTACCACGGCGAAGCCTCGGGCTTTTACCTGCTCATCGAACTGCGCAACGAATCACGCAGCACCCACGAACTCGAAGCCCTTGCCGCTCAAGCATCAATCAAGCTCTATCCGGTCAAAAACCACCGCGGCCTGCCGCTGTTCTCGCTCGGCTTCGGTCATCTCACCAGCGAGGAATTACACGATGCCGTGCTACTATTAATGCAGGCGTGGAACTATCAAAAAAATACAGCGCCATAA
- the pdxS gene encoding pyridoxal 5'-phosphate synthase lyase subunit PdxS yields MEKQTGNDTVKRGMAQMQKGGVIMDVVNAEQARIAEAAGAVAVMALERVPSDIRAAGGVARMANPNIVKEVMDAVSIPVMAKARIGHITEARVLEAMGVDYIDESEVLTPADEEFHLLKSEFTVPFVCGCRDLGEALRRIGEGAAMLRTKGEPGTGNIVEAVRHIRKVNAQIRKVVGMLDDELMTEAKNLGAPFELLREIKRLGKLPVVNFAAGGVATPADAALMMELGADGVFVGSGVFKSDTPEKFARAIVEATTHYQDYDLIGRLSADLGEPMRGIDIATLRTEERMQERGW; encoded by the coding sequence ATGGAAAAGCAAACCGGTAACGATACGGTCAAGCGCGGTATGGCGCAGATGCAAAAGGGCGGCGTGATTATGGACGTGGTCAATGCCGAGCAGGCGCGGATTGCCGAAGCGGCAGGCGCCGTGGCAGTAATGGCGCTGGAACGCGTGCCGTCGGACATTCGTGCTGCCGGTGGCGTGGCGCGGATGGCGAACCCGAATATCGTTAAAGAAGTGATGGACGCGGTATCGATTCCGGTGATGGCAAAAGCGCGTATCGGCCATATTACCGAGGCACGCGTGCTGGAAGCGATGGGCGTGGACTACATCGACGAAAGCGAAGTACTGACCCCGGCTGATGAAGAATTTCACCTGCTTAAAAGCGAGTTTACCGTGCCGTTTGTTTGCGGTTGTCGTGATTTGGGCGAGGCGCTGCGCCGCATCGGTGAAGGTGCGGCGATGTTGCGTACCAAGGGTGAGCCGGGCACAGGCAACATCGTTGAAGCCGTACGCCACATCCGTAAGGTTAACGCACAAATCCGCAAAGTGGTCGGGATGCTCGACGACGAACTGATGACCGAAGCCAAGAACCTCGGCGCACCGTTCGAACTGCTGCGTGAAATCAAACGACTGGGCAAGCTGCCAGTGGTCAATTTTGCCGCCGGCGGTGTTGCAACGCCAGCTGATGCAGCGCTGATGATGGAACTGGGCGCAGATGGCGTGTTTGTCGGTTCGGGCGTGTTCAAATCCGATACACCGGAAAAATTTGCGCGTGCGATTGTCGAAGCAACCACGCATTATCAGGACTACGACTTGATTGGTCGCCTCTCTGCCGACCTCGGTGAACCGATGCGCGGTATTGATATTGCCACGTTGCGCACGGAAGAACGTATGCAAGAGCGCGGTTGGTAA
- the pdxT gene encoding pyridoxal 5'-phosphate synthase glutaminase subunit PdxT, with amino-acid sequence MSDYAQYRIGVLALQGAVSEHMAQITALGAQAVAVKQVAQLADLDALVLPGGESTAIGKLMVEYGFIDAIRTFAASGKALFGTCAGMILLASEIEGQSQPHLDLIAIRVRRNASGRQVSSYQADLAIKDMDAPFPAVFIRAPYVSELLADDVEVLAEVEKNNPVLVRQGNILACSFHPELSDDGRVMRLFLDMIG; translated from the coding sequence ATGTCTGATTACGCACAATACCGCATTGGTGTTCTTGCGCTGCAAGGTGCGGTTAGCGAGCACATGGCGCAGATCACTGCGCTCGGTGCGCAGGCGGTAGCGGTCAAGCAGGTTGCACAACTCGCCGACCTTGACGCGCTGGTGCTGCCGGGCGGTGAAAGCACCGCCATCGGCAAGCTGATGGTTGAATACGGCTTTATCGACGCGATTCGCACTTTTGCTGCCAGTGGCAAAGCGCTATTCGGCACTTGCGCGGGCATGATTTTGCTTGCCTCGGAAATCGAGGGGCAAAGCCAACCGCACCTTGATTTAATCGCTATTCGCGTACGCCGCAATGCATCGGGTCGGCAAGTGAGTAGCTATCAGGCGGACTTGGCAATCAAGGATATGGATGCACCATTTCCTGCGGTGTTTATTCGTGCGCCGTATGTCAGTGAGTTGCTCGCTGATGATGTGGAGGTGCTCGCCGAAGTGGAAAAAAACAATCCGGTACTGGTACGCCAAGGCAATATCCTCGCCTGCTCATTTCACCCTGAATTGAGCGATGATGGTCGGGTGATGCGCCTGTTTTTGGATATGATTGGCTGA